The region tacttttttttatatttacttttatatttatttttaatgacagATATAATGTAAGAAAAGTAAATTTGAcacatttgaaataaataattgagaaaagattgaatttttttgctttttttaaaaaaatcatgctaTCCCTTCTTTTTTAGGACACTGTatataaacattcaaaatattataacattatttcaaatctgaataatgtaattatattaattttaaaaagtagttttttatttaaattaataaattactttttcaataaaaatttcagaatatagttttggtttaataaatattatgacatttgtttttataaagtaaccagatatatatatacattttttttatttttttttttatttttttttttgtagttattttaggtgctcccagaagtccttacggtcttatcacagagcaccgcgggagagcatttaacaagaagttcacgcctccttccgtaccaatgtcgcttataTGGCTGGAGCTGgcatcgaacctcggacctctgggttctgagccagaactctaaccactgcgccacggctgctcatatATTACAACATCCTaagaaagaaattaaagaaGATTCATTATTTTAGCTCCAAAGTTTAGCTCCAAGATTTAGCTCCAAGGTTTAGCTCCAAAATAAATCTTCTCACGAGTTCCTCTATCAGCGCAATATGACTTTAAGATTGCAGTAgacttaaatgtttttaagattGCAATAGACTTAGAatagtgttttatatttttttgtttttcatcttttctttttttattattattattacaaaagtCATTAAATAaggttaatataaaaattaataaatgtaatgaatagtttatatataaccAGCTGGAACAGACGTCCGTAAGACTTCTATACAACTTTTACAGACGTCACAAGTCCGTTCGACCCCATTAGGACGACAAACGAACGTTCTATGCCCGCTAGGTATTTATTGATATATCAGTTCAAAatgctttgtttgtttttataggatttattataaaatgtaaacatgtaattttttatatttttctgctcaagcatattttttgaattgttttttaaaaattgatgatGCTTAGGAAATTCGTCGCGTTCTAAGTACATGGTTAcgtactataatatatattgtagtacgtaataatataataataatataaacacttaatataaatatatataataatataaacacttaatataaatatatataataatataaacacttAAGCAAATAACAAATTAGCTTCTTAGCAGAATGGAACAAAAGCGCGTAATTCAATTTTCTCTAAAGCGCATTTAAAATGACCTCTTGGAAAGCATTGATGTCGAGATTATCATTAAAGAAGCcggatttttcttttaatgtagTAAAGTTACATTGCTTAACTACTGTGGTTAAGCTATGTTTCATGTTCAGAATGTTTTGTTaactatttcaataattattttattctaaaaatttatgCCAGGGCTAAAATATCATATAAGAATGAAAAATGTGTTTGTATTATCTAGTGGTtgcattaaataaatgaattttaaatttcatgccCCCATGGTGGAGGACCTGTCCACACCAGTGCCAGGGGCACTTACTAGTGTTAAGACAACCAtattaacaatagtttttaaattgaataattattatTCACACTAAACTCTCCGAGTTTAtgagtatttatttattttgaattatcgTCAAAATAGATCACCTAAGCTGACATAAAAAACAAACGCTTTGAAAGtgttcagattttaaaaaaaaattacaaaacaaacatatcttataaatctgcaaacttttttagttaagaAGCTTTAACGCTCTTTAATTGCAAATttccaattattttaatttaaaaaaaaaactaatatattgcTGGTAAAGATATATAGTAAATAGTGCAGCTGGCtatcataaaaacatttcacTTCTGGACACCAGCGTGTAACTTTGCAAAGTGATAGTGGACCGTatgagcaacaaaaaaatagcAAGACACAAACTTGTTATGCATCTGGAATCGTTTTACAGATGAATTATTCAAAATGGCCAATGGCGGCCATTTTGAATGTATTTAAATGGTCATAACTGTAGAACTAGTAGTGATATCCACTTCAAATAAACATCGATTTGTTCTAAGAGAAAAGTTACATAAAACTGACTGAAatcaatgttttgaaatttcaagATGGCTGCCATCGGCCatcttgaaagtttttaaatggtCATAACTTTAGAACTAGTAGTGACATCCACTTAAAATAAACGCCGTCTTGTTCGATGATGTAACAAGAAActcatatttacatatttacatacatttacGTATTTACATAATTACAATACACTTTTGGATTACAATTCGTCATGGAAGGAGATCTGGAGAACATGGTCGAATTCCGGGTCTTCTTCAACTTCTAGTTCTTCATATGAATCACCATTTGTTTCTTTGTAACAATAGCCGTTACATGCACACAGCTTAGTGCATGGTAAACCATGTCGTTTACATGAACAGTTTTTACACTCAGTTTTGCACGAACAACGAATCAGTTCCTGGCAATGTCGAGAAATCTCCGGCAGAGTGCACCAAAGTGGTGTATAGCACTCATCAGCAGTATCTTTCCATCCCCATTCAGTGGGTAAATATCCTGGAGTAACAGCAGACAAGCATTGTTTCCATAAGTGTGCCTGCAGTGCTGCTCTCTTTGTGTGCTGCAGAAGAGCGTCTGCAGTCGGCGGAATGTTTTCAATTGCTCTATTCTTTATGGTGTAGAGTATACGGCGGCATTCGTTTACGCCAGCAGCGGTTGATGATCGATCGTACATCAATACTACAAATCGCTCAATGGCCTTCATTGCCGTATCAGTTAAGACATCATTTTTTAAGTCTGACGTGGAAAGATTGTGAAATGCAGCATCAACTACTCGGTAGTTCATCCACGCTTTCCATGCCGTTCGTTTTCCAATCCCACAGAATGTTGATACTGTGTCACATCCGGTGAAGGCATGGAAGAATGGTAAATTTGACGATACACCATCTGGAATGTGTTGATGTAGATGGTGAACTCCTATCATTCGTCTTCCTTTTCCAACTCCAAAATCAATCCACAACTCTTTCACTCCAATCATCTGGCTAAACACAGAGAGAGCTATAACGACCACATCGGAGTCCACAGTGCGTATAGTTATAGTTAAGTTGCCATTTTTCAGTGCATGATTAGCATGGAGCAAAAGACGGCCATCTGCCTCTTCAGCACAACAAGGAGATATGGACGATACATCTAAATCTTGTTGACTGGCACATGCAGTTTCTTCAATGGTACAAACAATAACTTTTCCAACTACGGATTGCGTTAAAACGAATCTGGAAATAAGGCCGAACAGTTGCGTCTTATTGAAGTCCACAGATAGgaatttgtcaaacttttttgGAATAAGTGTACCCATTGTGACGTTTATGCGTTGCCCTGATCCACGATCTTCCCGTGTTTCGGACTTCAAGCTTTTTGGGACATACCGATCAAAAACAATGTCAAGGCGCTGCACGGATCTCAGAAGTCTGTCCACGAATGGTCCAATCACATTTTCGCAGTAGTCAGAGAATGTCTTTGACGATCTCGGGTGAAGCATGTGTACGAGTGCTGCACCATCAACAATCAGAGCAGAAACCTTATAGTCAAGGTTGAAGTCTTGTTGTTTCTCGCTACCATACTGTTCCAAACAAATGAGGACATCTGATTTGCTGGTGGCCTTACGCTTCCTTCCGAATTCAGAAATTGACGGCGGATAACGGTTGTTTTCGTGTGAAAAGAAATCCTCTATATCACTAACACGATTTTGACTTGCTACATACATTTTACAAAAGTAGTTGGAGTCATGTTTAAGATCAGCgattttagttttatgtttgGAACCTGGAATTTTCAAACTGTGGAACAAttcaaatttgtttcttttcaaAGGCTCATGAATTGACTTTTGTCTGGACACAAGACGGTCAGCTACGTACTCGTTGTATTGCTGTTGCCCTGTGATCTTGGCTTCTTGAACAGTTTTTTCGGCTGATTTTGGACATTATAATCTTATGGTTGTCTGCTGTCTGCAGTAACTGCTCCGCAAAAGGATTCCCATCATCGCGCATAGATTTCACCACTTCAGACACGTGATGAAGATAACGAGTCTGAAAACTATTTCTGTCTTCATGATGGCGACGGTGTTGATAACCCAAAGAAGTGGAACTGCGAACTTCATTCTCAAACTCATTAATCATTCGAGAAATTTCTGGACCAGCCACCATCCACTTAAGAAGAGCAGTTTCGTTATGAAGTACATTGATTGCTCCTCCGTCACTCTTGATCAATTTGTTGTTCTGTTCATGAAGCTGGTCATCAGACATGGCAGAGAAGTCCGCGTTAGTTTTTCTACTTGTGAAGTGGCCCTTTTTGAATTCCTCAAACACATAAGGGTGTCGGACAGGTAGCTCTTCCAAGGTTTTGATGAAAACCGGCAACCAGCGAGAGTAATTAGTTAGATCAAGTGCGAAGAACCACGGAGCAATCTGCTTTAGCATTCGCACGTACTCCTCGAAGTTTGATTCGCGAATACTGCGCACAAAACTCAGTAGCAGGCTCTCCAACTCCATAACGGTTTGCCAATAAAGAAACTGATTAGATTCGTTGCTTTTCCTGGAAATCCACTCTTCCAATGACTCAACAAAGTCCTTACAATCTAGCTTATACGCCTCATCACGAAGAATGAAAAGAGATGCCAGGCTCACTTCGTGCGCATATCTTGTTCTCTTTATGTGCAACGATTTAAGCAGCGACTCACTCCTTCCAATGCTAGCAACCTCTGCTTTTATGAACATTTCAGTCCAACCACTGCCCTTCAACCACTTTCCAATCATGTTTTGAATGGCCATTTCAATATGGAGTCCACCCATCATAATGACTATTTTATCCTCTCCATAAACATCCGGAAACTTCCATTGTATATACTTTGCAACTGCGTACACGGGCTGATCACCAGTTATAACAGCACCTTGTTTGTTATTGACAGCACtcgttatttttattattacatccATCAAATGGCGTACTGTTGCTGGAGACTGAATGTGATCTGTTAGCAATGGCAATAGTATGTTATGACATGGAAAGGTTGCTGGATGCATATTTCTTTCCGCATGGAAAGCAGCGaatgaagttttatttgttgatgTGTTATACACAGACTCCTGCACAGAATTTAGCCAAGGTGTCAACTGCTCAATGGTTATTGGATCACTAGCAATAGGTGATGCATTCACGGTGGTCATTAGTGGTTCGGAAACAACATTATTCGTTGCAGGGAGAGTGGTGTATGTATCCGGCAATTTGCTATTGATTTTCCTAGACCAAAGGAGTCCATCTGAAGTGGATTTTGAATTTGAATGGGGAGTATCCGGATGCTGAATAATTGTGACGCTAGAGCCGTGGAATGAATCGTTAGATGTAGTTGAAGATGGATTGTGATCAATATTGTCTATCGCAGCTGTTGTAAAAACACCTTCAGACAGGCAACTTGGTATCACATGACCTATTTGCTCATAAAATTTGCACTTTTCATTAGTCAAACTTGATTCAATTTCTTGAACTCGGTCATATGAAATACTTAAACCTAGAGAATTCAATTTGTCGACAACTGATCTTTTCCGAGTGCAGTTATGGATCATCAAACCAAGGTACACGGCCAATGGAGTTTCTTGGTTTGCTTGATGACGTATTTGTTGAGGTCTGTTGGCTCTGCTACGCTTTACACTATTAAATCGAATTAACTGTGCAATGGAATAAGCAGCTTCCTGCTCGGGTGCGGAAGCAGGTGAACCATTGTCGATATTGTAGCCTCCTAAAAGagtattaacaaaatttacaagGGAAGGTGGCACACAATCACGAGATCCAAAGTCGCCTATAAGCGAGCCGCTGAATTTGGGAAACTCTCTAAACATATCTCTACGGAGAATACCAGCTGCCTGAGCAATGCAAATACCGTCCGACATATCGTTGAAGTTGCAAGCATCGCGTATGGCATTACCCACATCTGGCTCAAAGCTTAAGATGACTTCTTTACCACACTTGTCTTCCCTCAAACCAGGAACTAAGGAAATTAAATCGTCCTTCAGTCTAGTTCGGTTGATAGACTCAGACTGAACTCCGAGACTCGACATACGATCTGCACAAAGTTTATTGATGTCAGACAGCTTAAAAACAGGGGATGATGTACCATATATAAACATCTCTTCCATGTAACTAACCAATTCCGCAATGACAGAGCCATAAGTCAATCGATAGAGATTGTGTTCATCATTGCTAAAGGAGCGCTCATGACTGCGGGCTCTGTTGAGAAATCCCCTGTAACAGTCTTTATGATATTTGACTTCGAGTGCTATGAAATCTTGGTTTGCTATTTTGTTAAGCAGATTTGTGTCCTGCATTTCAATGGCTAGAGCATACACTTTTGGGCCAATTTCTTTTGTGCTTGCCTGTACTAAGGGGTTGCCTGTCACAGATTCACCATcacaaaacaaacaacaactttttatgtCAACTGCTTTACATGAGGATCGCATGCACCTAGCAGAGCTCTGGGCGTTTTCAGAATCATCTTGCACATTTTGGTTTCTCTCAATGATTCTCTGCAGTTTCTGAGAGTCGTACTTGTTTCGGCAAAGCTTGTGGTACTTTGCCTTATTAACAATTAATGCGTGCAATAACTCCTTTCCATCACTTATTTTATCCAAGCGAATAGTTGGTGGCAAAGCTTCATGATTATCGAACTCGATCAAGTTTTCACTTAGAGTTTTATAACCTGCCTCTTTGGGAATTATAAGAGGTTCCGGTGAAACACGCTGACACAAAATGCACAATTCCCAATTGATATCACGCACAGGAACAAGTACCTCAGGAAATTGTGTGACATCAACAAGCtctatttttcttcttttactgGTAGACATGATTGTTATTAAAACTGAAAGAAATGAAAAGCGCATCACGAAATAAGCATACAGAGTAATACAACATACAGAGCATACAAGtaaataccttaaaaaaataatttacatatatacaaataatcttggtaatattaataattatattattaatagtaataataataataatagtaatacagtaattacaataaataaaataaatcaatattacgttttatacaataatcatttatacatacatagctacagttacaaacagtaaaaaattgacaaaacgtaacaattaacgatgacataaaaacgactactactaaaaaaattatatagattTAGTAAATATGTTAAtcataattgttaaaatatgaaAACCATAATATATTGTACAATAACACAATaacacaataaacaaaaaaaacaaaaacagaaaaacactgtgaaaaacaaaaaccaaaaaaagggATAAACATTACAAACAAAGCTACCGCTAAAAAAGTACAAAGCATAATAATGTAATCAAGCAAACtagtaacaataaataatttataaaacatagaaagaaaaaaagaaacacttTATAAAACTAACATGATGGAGTAAATAACTAgcaaatgattttaatgattaGCAACAAATAATAAGTAAAGCTATATGCACTACATAtactaaaaactaaagaaaagaaaatatcatTACATAACGGAAAACATCATTGCATAGCTAAATAAAACTAccttaaaataaatcataatatGAAATGAATAACTAAcgaaa is a window of Hydra vulgaris chromosome 15, alternate assembly HydraT2T_AEP DNA encoding:
- the LOC136091364 gene encoding uncharacterized protein LOC136091364, yielding MSTSKRRKIELVDVTQFPEVLVPVRDINWELCILCQRVSPEPLIIPKEAGYKTLSENLIEFDNHEALPPTIRLDKISDGKELLHALIVNKAKYHKLCRNKYDSQKLQRIIERNQNVQDDSENAQSSARCMRSSCKAVDIKSCCLFCDGESVTGNPLVQASTKEIGPKVYALAIEMQDTNLLNKIANQDFIALEVKYHKDCYRGFLNRARSHERSFSNDEHNLYRLTYGSVIAELVSYMEEMFIYGTSSPVFKLSDINKLCADRMSSLGVQSESINRTRLKDDLISLVPGLREDKCGKEVILSFEPDVGNAIRDACNFNDMSDGICIAQAAGILRRDMFREFPKFSGSLIGDFGSRDCVPPSLVNFVNTLLGGYNIDNGSPASAPEQEAAYSIAQLIRFNSVKRSRANRPQQIRHQANQETPLAVYLGLMIHNCTRKRSVVDKLNSLGLSISYDRVQEIESSLTNEKCKFYEQIGHVIPSCLSEGVFTTAAIDNIDHNPSSTTSNDSFHGSSVTIIQHPDTPHSNSKSTSDGLLWSRKINSKLPDTYTTLPATNNVVSEPLMTTVNASPIASDPITIEQLTPWLNSVQESVYNTSTNKTSFAAFHAERNMHPATFPCHNILLPLLTDHIQSPATVRHLMDVIIKITSAVNNKQGAVITGDQPVYAVAKYIQWKFPDVYGEDKIVIMMGGLHIEMAIQNMIGKWLKGSGWTEMFIKAEVASIGRSESLLKSLHIKRTRYAHEVSLASLFILRDEAYKLDCKDFVESLEEWISRKSNESNQFLYWQTVMELESLLLSFVRSIRESNFEEYVRMLKQIAPWFFALDLTNYSRWLPVFIKTLEELPVRHPYVFEEFKKGHFTSRKTNADFSAMSDDQLHEQNNKLIKSDGGAINVLHNETALLKWMVAGPEISRMINEFENEVRSSTSLGYQHRRHHEDRNSFQTRYLHHVSEVVKSMRDDGNPFAEQLLQTADNHKIIMSKISRKNCSRSQDHRATAIQRVRS